The window GAGATAAGATCCGGACCTGTAATACCGTGTTCAAAGCCAGGGAAGTTTTCAACTTCAGTCGTTGTCATCAACTGGCCCCCTGCTTCTTCGCCCTCAATCATCAAAGGCTCTAAATTCGCGCGAGAAGTATAGATAGCCGATGTCAGACCTGCAGGGCCGGAACCGATAATAATCACATTTTCAATTTTCGTATCTTGAGTCATAGAAACCTCACAAATAGGGGACCAAATTACGCTCCTAGGCTACCACAAACGTGTTTGTTTTCATTACTTCTTTGCACGTTTTGGACTGCGTCAGCTACAATATGCCATGCCTTTGATTTCGTTTAAAAAAAATCGCGCGGCTTTGACGGTGCCCACCGGCGCAAATCTGATGAAGTCTCTTCTTGATGCAGGCCTCCCCGTAGCCTCTAGTTGTGATGGCGACGGCGTTTGCGCGAAGTGCAAAATCGTGATTGTCGCTGGGAAAGAAAATCTGACGCCTGAAAATGAAATCGAAGCCTTCTTACGCGAAACCAAAGATCTGCCTTCCGACGTTCGCATCAGCTGTCAAACTCAAGTTCTTGGCGATATCACTGTGGACGCCACATATTGGTGATTAAAGACCTTTGCCTTTAAAGGGAATCCCCGGAGACACAGACTCTTCTTCGGGTCGATCCCAGCCGATCGGTGTTGCGATCTGTGCGGGACATTGGCCACGACCTAGCTGAATAAAAGAAAGCCCGGCCTTTCCCCCGTGGGGTCTTTCGGTCTTACACAAAGAAAGATTCCCTCGCAGGACCGTCATGGACTCACTAGGCGCGATAAACTGTTCTGAATCACGCTCTGGGAGAATAGCCGCAAAGACAGTGTCAATGACAGCCATGAACATCAGGATTGATAGGATCAAACCAAGCACAAGCCTCATATCCTCCCCCTTTTTTTTAGATTATTATAAGCCACATTGTGGCTCCTCAGGACAAAATGCCATTTGACGCAGGACCTTGAGTTACAAACTGAACAACTGACAGACATTCTTGACCGCGATAGCCTAACTCTATGAACGGACGTATTCATATCTATCGGGTGTTCGATATTGGCAAAGACGTAAATCTTGAGGGCGTACAACGCACTTTCGAGATGTCATCATCAGCCCAACGCTTTCGTTTGAATCGCACCTCTAAGGCGATGATCATCAATCAACCACCTCTTTCTTTGGCGATTGAAAACTCCAAGTACAATGCTCTAGGACACCCCTTGGACCTGGAAGTCACAGCTAAGATCTGGCACTTTGGCGCCGTTTCACTGACCCTGTCCTTTGTAATTCCTAAGGGCCTGAGCTGGGACAAGCTCATTGCTCTAGGAAACTTTCTGGAAAATGATTCTAATCTGCACGACCTGGCAAAAAAAAGAATCGAACAGATCGTCGCGGGACTGGGTCGACCTGTTTCTTCGGTGACATGGGAAACCTACGAAGATTATGCCTGCTACTTCTTTCAAAGCCTTGAAGGTTGTGAAAAAAACGCGATGGAAGTCTTCAACCGATATGATGTCTTCCGCCTGATTCTTTCCGAGAACAACGAAACTCTTTCCGATCAAATTAAAAAAACCATTCTAGAAAGTACTTTTCAATACAGCCAGGATGACCTGGCGGTGATTGATTGGAACTCGGCGCTGATCATAGAGCCTTCAGGGTCCACTGATATTGTCGATGTTATCGAGTTTTCTTTATGTCAGCTTTTAGAGATGCGCTACTATGATGACTTACTGGATGAGCGCCTGACTTATCTATATTCGTCCCTTGAAAAAAAGCGTTTTAGTATATTCCAGAATCACTATTCGCGTCTGTCGCGTGAAGCGGCCCAGATTTATCTGGATATTTCAGATACCGTGGAAAGTGTTGAAAATACAATGAAAGTGGTCGGAGATTTTTATCTCGCAAAGATCTTCCGCGCCGCCTCGCAAAGATTGCGCTTTAAAGATTGGCGCGACAGTGTGGATCAAAAACTTTCGAACTTGGCTCAGGTCTCAAGACTTTTTGTCGGCGAAGCCAACGAAAAACGAAACCAACTTCTAGAGATCATCATCATCTTTCTGATCGCTATCGAAGTGGTTCCGCTATTCTTTAAGTGATTAAACTTTCTGCAGACGCACGAAGTTGATCTTGATCCCCTCGCGCAAAAAGATTTTTTCGAAAGCCGTTTCGAAATTTTGATCTTTCATCTCTGAGTTATGCAAATCTTGAGTCTCAAAAATGATCTTGTAAGAGGACTGGCGAATTTCATCCATGGCCCACAAAAAATAGGTCAAAGAATCCGTTTTAAAATTGATAAAGGAGCCTGGCTTTTGCAAACGATGTAAAACGTCCAGATTCTGCTTACAGACAAAACGATTTTTGGGCTTCTTCGGCGAAGTCCAAGGGTCTGGAAAATGGATATAGACGTCATCGATTTCGCCTTCTGAAAAAAGTTCGTCGATATTGAAGGCATGGTAACGACAGATCGCCGCATTCTTACAACCCGCGCTTACTGCTCGACGAATTGATTGTACCAGAGGTTTGTACTTAAGCTCTAAACCCACCAATAGGCGCTGTGGATGAGTTTTGGCGTGATGGGCAAAGTAAGTACCGTTTCCAGTGCCGACCTCGACATCCATCGGCAAAGTCGGCTCAGCTTTGAAAACGTCCGAACGCCACAGACCCTTATTCAATGGCGCACGAAGCTCATCAAAAGCCACCTGAGCGTATTCGCCATTTAAGGCCAAAGTATACGCATTTTGGTTTGGTAAATCTTTAGTGATATTAATTCTTCTACGTGGAACCGGACTTGTCATAGGCCCCTTGATTAGTCGGACGAGGGCCATCGGTCAAGCTTTTCACAGTGAATGCACGCAGACTCTGATAAGGCTCTTGTCGGATGGGACAGGTCAGAACGTCACAAACACGGCAGTAGGATTTTTTACACGGGTCTAAGTGAAAAGCGAGCTCTCCATCAAACTTGTAAGCACCAACAACGCGCTCTTCGTAGCGATGCACAAGATCATGAGCTTTTAAAATGTCAAAGTACTCCGGGATCACCATATGAGCGTCGACATGATGAAATCGCCCCGAACGAATGATTCTAAGATGATGAATATCAATGACACCGGGTTCTCGACTAGAATCCAGCTCCTTCGTCAGATCTCGCAAAATCTCTTCGTCCTGTTCGTCCATCAGCACGCCCAATGACTCTCTGACAATTTTATATCCCGAAAACGCCAGTTGAAGTCCGACCAAAATGGCCACGACAGGGTCAATCCATTTAATATCGGTAAGAAGCACAAGCCCCAGACCGACCATTACTCCCGCCGTCGTCAGAACGTCGGACATGACGTGCGCCCCACTGGCGCGAAGGGCTTCCGAGTGATGAGTTTTACCAACATGCTTAAGATAAAATCCCAAAGCCAGATTCAAAAGAGCCGCAACCGCGACAACCAACAAACCCACTTCTAGCTGTTGCGTGGGTTCCTGGTATATAAGCGCCTTCGCACTTTCAAGAATGATCATGATGGCGGCGAAAAAGATTAAGCCACCCTCAAACGCGGAACTGAAGGATTCCGCTTTACCATGTCCATAGGGATGTTCGTGATCGGCGGGTTGTGAAGCAAAGCGCACAACGTAAAGAGCCACAACAGAGGCAATAACATTCACAATGCTTTCAAGCGCATCAGACAAAACTGCGGATGACCCAGTGATACGATAGGCGCCGACTTTAAGACCGAAAATTAATAGACTCGCAATGGCCGAAACCCATGCAGCTCGATTTCTAATTTTATTGGAAGAATCCGAAAGAACATCTGACGCCATATAAAGGGTTTTCGTTGATCCCTCTTAATTCGTCAATCACTATCCTGCTGCTTTTCGGCGTTTTTGGGCAGCGGACTTCAGCTCGACAACCGGGGCCTCGTCGGGCTTGTAATAACAAACCATATTGCGCCCCCCGCGTTTGGCATCATAAAGAGCATGGTCGGCACGGCGAACCAGTTCGCGGGCACTGATGTTTTCCCCCGGGATGGTGATGGCAAATCCCACCGAGGCCGTTAATTTAATGGAGTCTTCGCCATTGCGGAAGGTCGTTTTCTGAATGTTTTCACGCAGACGTTCACAGAAGTACATAGCCCCTTCGTGATTGGTCTCCGTCAAAACCACCAGGAATTCGTCACCGCCATAGCGGGCCGGAATATCAATGTTACGAGTGTTGGCGCGAATGATTTTACCTACTTCAGAAAGAACGTAACTTCCGAACAGATGATCATGTCCATCATTCACGGTTTTAAAATAGTCCATATCCATCATCACAACGCAGACATCACGATGAAATCGACGACCGCGCTCCAATTCGAAATCGAGGCGTTGATAAAGGGAGCGCATGTTATACAGGCCGGTTAAGTCATCCGTGTCGACAAGCTCTTTCAGCTTTTCGTTCGCATAAAGAAGTTGTTCGTGAAGATCGCGGATTCGAAGCTGGGTGCGAATACGGGCCAAAAGTTCCAAAGGTACAAAGGGTTTGACGATGTAGTCGTCCGCCCCCGAATCCAAGGCTTCGATAATGGCTTCGGTGCTTGAGTTCTCGGAAACGAAAACACAGGACACATGATTCAGTCTTTCGCGGATATTTTTAAGAAATCTTAAGCCCGCCATTGAAGGCGCCATCCAGTCCAGAATGACCACTTGAGGCACCCAAGACTCGATAAGACTATGCGCCTCTTTTTCAGTCGTGACACCGCGAGCGTCATAGCCTTCCCATCTCAGAGGTTCCAAAAGAATCTCTAAGCTGTCTTTATCGTCGTCGATTACTAGAATGCGGCGACTTTTAGGTTGTTTGGAGCTGTTTTCAAAACTCATCTACATACCAGTGTAACGTCTGCCTCACTCATCGGTTAATTTCGAGATTGGGTTAAGGAAAATTCTGATCCATCGACGAGGTCTGGGCTGGACTTAAATCGTGTCGAGCCCGTGAAAACGGCCTTATGCAAAACCCCCTGTTTGCGTCCGCATATTCGTTGAATTTGAGGGTGATTTTGTATAGGACTAAACGAAGCACTACAACGTTTGTAAGGGATGTCCGCTATGAGTTTAAACTTCACCGATATTGAATCGAAATGGCAAAAGAAATGGGCCGAGCAAAAAGCGTTTCAAGCTGAGTCAAACAGCAAGAAACCGAAATATTATGCTTTAGACATGTTCCCCTACCCATCGGGCTCGGGATTGCATATCGGTCACATGGCCTCCTACACTCCGGGCGACATTGTTTCCCGCTACAAACGCGTCAATGGCTTCAACGTCCTTCATCCAATGGGGTATGATGCTTTCGGTTTGCCGGCAGAACAGTACGCCATTCAAACCGGCATCCACCCGGCGATCACGACTCAAAAAGCCATCGAAAGCTTCCGCAACACCTTGCAGTCTTACGGATTCAGTTTTGACTGGAGCCGCGAAATCTCAACTTGTGAACCCAGTTACTACAAGTGGACTCAGTTTATTTTCCTAAAACTTTATGAGCGCGGCTTAGCCTATCAAAAAGAGGTCCCGGTAAATTGGTGCCCAGCTTTAAAGACAGTTTTAGCCAATGATGAAGTCATTGATGGAAAGTCTGAACGTGGCGGCCATCCGGTCATTCGCGTTCCGATGAAACAGTGGATGCTGAAAATTACCGACTATGCCGAACGTCTTCTGAACGACCTCGACAAAGTAGATTGGCCCGAAAGAACCAAAGAGGCGCAACGCAATTGGATTGGTAAAAGCGAAGGCGCTCGTGTCACTTTCAAAGTCGACGGCACGGCAGAGTCTTTTGAAGTCTTCACCACACGTCCAGACACTTTGTTTGGCGTTACGTTCATGGTCATGGCCCCCGAACATGAACTTGTAAAGAAAATCACAACGGCGCAAGAAAAAGCCTCCGTCGAAGCCTATATCGAGGCGACTTCTCGCAAGTCCGAAGTTGAACGTAAAGCCACAACTGATAAAACCGGCGTTTTCACCGGAGCCTATGCTTCCCACCCCATCACAGGTGAAAAGATCCCTGTATGGATTGCCGATTATGTTCTTTTAGATTACGGCACCGGAGCTATCATGGCAGTTCCTGGCCACGACTCTCGCGATTTCGAATTCGCCACTAAATTCAACTTGCCGGTAAAACGTGTTCTTGACGGTGGCGAGGCGTTACCTTTTGAGGGCGACGGCACCTTGGTGAATTCGGATTTCCTAAATGGTCTTGCCAAAGCCGAAGCGATCAAAGCCATGCTTTCTCACCTGGAAGATAAGAAGTTAGGCGTTCGCGAAGTTCAGTATAAATTACGCGACTGGCTTTTCAGTCGCCAGCGCTACTGGGGCGAACCGTTCCCGATCGTGCATTTTGCCGATGGCTCCCGTGGCGTTCCCGTCAATGAACTTCCCGTCCTTCTGCCCGAAGTGGCCGACTATGAGCCCGCCGATACAGGTGAAGCTCCTTTGGCTCGCAACGCCGAATGGGTTCGTTATGTCCGTGATGGCAAAGAAGGCAAACGCGAAACCGACACCATGCCCGGAG is drawn from Bdellovibrio sp. ArHS and contains these coding sequences:
- a CDS encoding 2Fe-2S iron-sulfur cluster-binding protein, whose amino-acid sequence is MPLISFKKNRAALTVPTGANLMKSLLDAGLPVASSCDGDGVCAKCKIVIVAGKENLTPENEIEAFLRETKDLPSDVRISCQTQVLGDITVDATYW
- a CDS encoding tRNA (guanine-N7)-methyltransferase; its protein translation is MTSPVPRRRINITKDLPNQNAYTLALNGEYAQVAFDELRAPLNKGLWRSDVFKAEPTLPMDVEVGTGNGTYFAHHAKTHPQRLLVGLELKYKPLVQSIRRAVSAGCKNAAICRYHAFNIDELFSEGEIDDVYIHFPDPWTSPKKPKNRFVCKQNLDVLHRLQKPGSFINFKTDSLTYFLWAMDEIRQSSYKIIFETQDLHNSEMKDQNFETAFEKIFLREGIKINFVRLQKV
- a CDS encoding cation diffusion facilitator family transporter, translating into MASDVLSDSSNKIRNRAAWVSAIASLLIFGLKVGAYRITGSSAVLSDALESIVNVIASVVALYVVRFASQPADHEHPYGHGKAESFSSAFEGGLIFFAAIMIILESAKALIYQEPTQQLEVGLLVVAVAALLNLALGFYLKHVGKTHHSEALRASGAHVMSDVLTTAGVMVGLGLVLLTDIKWIDPVVAILVGLQLAFSGYKIVRESLGVLMDEQDEEILRDLTKELDSSREPGVIDIHHLRIIRSGRFHHVDAHMVIPEYFDILKAHDLVHRYEERVVGAYKFDGELAFHLDPCKKSYCRVCDVLTCPIRQEPYQSLRAFTVKSLTDGPRPTNQGAYDKSGST
- a CDS encoding diguanylate cyclase codes for the protein MSFENSSKQPKSRRILVIDDDKDSLEILLEPLRWEGYDARGVTTEKEAHSLIESWVPQVVILDWMAPSMAGLRFLKNIRERLNHVSCVFVSENSSTEAIIEALDSGADDYIVKPFVPLELLARIRTQLRIRDLHEQLLYANEKLKELVDTDDLTGLYNMRSLYQRLDFELERGRRFHRDVCVVMMDMDYFKTVNDGHDHLFGSYVLSEVGKIIRANTRNIDIPARYGGDEFLVVLTETNHEGAMYFCERLRENIQKTTFRNGEDSIKLTASVGFAITIPGENISARELVRRADHALYDAKRGGRNMVCYYKPDEAPVVELKSAAQKRRKAAG
- the leuS gene encoding leucine--tRNA ligase; the encoded protein is MSLNFTDIESKWQKKWAEQKAFQAESNSKKPKYYALDMFPYPSGSGLHIGHMASYTPGDIVSRYKRVNGFNVLHPMGYDAFGLPAEQYAIQTGIHPAITTQKAIESFRNTLQSYGFSFDWSREISTCEPSYYKWTQFIFLKLYERGLAYQKEVPVNWCPALKTVLANDEVIDGKSERGGHPVIRVPMKQWMLKITDYAERLLNDLDKVDWPERTKEAQRNWIGKSEGARVTFKVDGTAESFEVFTTRPDTLFGVTFMVMAPEHELVKKITTAQEKASVEAYIEATSRKSEVERKATTDKTGVFTGAYASHPITGEKIPVWIADYVLLDYGTGAIMAVPGHDSRDFEFATKFNLPVKRVLDGGEALPFEGDGTLVNSDFLNGLAKAEAIKAMLSHLEDKKLGVREVQYKLRDWLFSRQRYWGEPFPIVHFADGSRGVPVNELPVLLPEVADYEPADTGEAPLARNAEWVRYVRDGKEGKRETDTMPGAAGSSWYFLRYIDPQNDQAPFSPEAEKYWMPVDLYVGGPEHTVGHLLYSRFWMKVLFDCGLVTHDEPFKKLLHQGMILGPDGEKMSKSRGNVISPDTIAKSHGADAMRTFISFMGPVDKDKPWAPTGIDGVKRFLDRIGRLVVNDEGQYVATKEAAPDEVKKLVHKTIKKVTEDIESMSFNTAISAMMILVNELYKAECRSEEALKPLVQILAPFAPHLAEELWEKMGGEGLCSLAPWPKYDSTLVADDTVTIGVQVNGKMRGTIEISPTASEEEAVAAAKAVAGVSAVLAGKNPDKVIYKAGRILNLIVK